The Altererythrobacter sp. Root672 genome includes a window with the following:
- a CDS encoding DUF6152 family protein, translating to MNKRLSSVLAIAGFAAATAGFSTQSQAHHSFSSEFDRRQPVEVQGTVTSARIVNPHGWLYLDVRNVDGTKTNWGFEFGTPIVLKAKGIKREDVRPGTVVRISGYRSKNTGPFGYAQAVELGDGRTIAVGSAPDAPTAQARR from the coding sequence ATGAACAAACGACTTTCAAGCGTGCTGGCTATTGCCGGTTTCGCCGCCGCGACGGCTGGTTTCTCAACCCAGAGCCAGGCCCATCACTCGTTCTCATCGGAGTTCGATCGGAGACAGCCGGTCGAAGTCCAAGGGACTGTCACCAGCGCTCGGATCGTCAATCCGCACGGCTGGCTCTATCTCGACGTTCGCAACGTGGACGGGACGAAGACCAACTGGGGATTCGAGTTCGGAACGCCGATCGTACTCAAGGCCAAGGGCATCAAGCGCGAGGACGTGCGCCCGGGCACCGTGGTGCGCATCTCCGGCTATCGGTCAAAGAACACGGGCCCCTTCGGCTATGCCCAGGCGGTAGAGCTGGGTGACGGCCGCACGATTGCAGTGGGCAGCGCTCCCGATGCGCCGACCGCGCAGGCGAGGCGCTAA